A genomic window from Megalobrama amblycephala isolate DHTTF-2021 linkage group LG2, ASM1881202v1, whole genome shotgun sequence includes:
- the inpp5kb gene encoding inositol polyphosphate 5-phosphatase K isoform X1, with translation MSAQNVGTRGGHQAFRLHMVTWNVSTAEPPADVRSLLQLDSQPATDLYVIGLQEVNATPVRYISDLIAEDSWSHLFMDTLAPMGYIKVTSLRMQGLLLILFAKQVHLPFIRDIQSTYTRTGLFGYWGNKGGVSVRFSFYGHMLCFLNCHLAAHMNYALQRMDEFEYILDTQDFDMYNTPNVLDHKVVFWFGDLNFRIADHGMHFLRSSINNGRFNLLWDKDQLTMMKKKEPILQEFEEGPLRFKPTYKFDRFSETYDTRAPKTWFGFTGKKRKPAWTDRILWRIKPKAIETEDENSSTTSSVDDDEYPVKVMQEMYTCDVSYGVSDHKPVIGTFNLEMRKKVETPLVTLTVEKHWSADENATFTYTILENFECSTWDWIGLYKIGFKSASDYSTFAWVKDDEVAAIGEVVTVQIKNELPLLAGDYVLGYYSTNMQTLIAFSPTFQILESKRAVMEGLVPENINGHEK, from the exons ATGAGCGCACAAAATGTTGGAACCAGAGGTGGACATCAGGCTTTCAG GCTGCACATGGTCACATGGAATGTTAGCACAGCAGAGCCACCAGCTGATGTGAGGTCATTACTGCAGCTTGACTCACAGCCAGCCACTGACCTCTATGTGATTGG TTTACAGGAAGTCAATGCCACTCCAGTGCGGTATATCTCTGATCTCATTGCTGAGGATTCATGGAGCCACCTCTTCATGGATACTCTGGCACCAATGGGCTATATCAAG GTGACGTCATTGAGAATGCAGGGTTTGCTGCTGATATTGTTTGCAAAGCAGGTCCACCTGCCTTTCATCAGAGACATCCAAAGTACATATACCCGCACTGGCCTGTTTGGATACTGG GGAAATAAGGGTGGTGTTTCTGTGCGTTTCTCATTTTATGGTCACATGCTGTGTTTTCTGAACTGTCATCTGGCGGCTCATATGAACTATGCCCTGCAACGCATGGATGAGTTTGAATATATACTGGACACGCAAGATTTCGATATGTACAACACACCAAACGTGCTTGACCACAA GGTGGTCTTCTGGTTTGGTGATCTGAACTTCCGTATCGCTGACCATGGGATGCACTTTCTTCGCTCCTCGATCAACAATGGCCGTTTTAATCTGCTGTGGGACAAAGATCAG TTGACCATGATGAAGAAGAAAGAACCTATTCTTCAGGAGTTCGAAGAGGGACCATTGCGCTTTAAACCCACATATAAATTTGACCGTTTCTCTGAGACTTACGATACAAG AGCACCGAAGACATGGTTTGGCTTTAC TGGTAAAAAGCGGAAGCCTGCCTGGACGGATCGTATCTTGTGGAGGATAAAACCCAAAGCTATAGAGACAGAGGATGAGAATAGTTCCACAACCTCATCAGTTGACGATGATGAGTATCCTGTTAAGGTGATGCAGGAAATGTACACCTGTGATGTCTCATACGGGGTCAGTGACCACAAACCTGTCATTGGGACCTTTAATCTGGAG ATGAGAAAAAAGGTGGAGACGCCTCTAGTCACGCTGACAGTGGAGAAACACTGGAGTGCAGATGAAAATGCCACATTCACCTACACCATCCTGGAAAACTTTGAGTGCTCAACTTGGGACTGGATCGGACTGTACAAg ATTGGCTTCAAAAGTGCCTCTGATTACTCCACCTTCGCCTGGGTCAAAGATGATGAAGTGGCTGCCATTGGCGAAGTTGTGACG GtccaaattaaaaatgaactccCCCTGCTGGCAGGGGATTATGTTCTGGGCTATTACAGCACCAACATGCAAACCCTCATTGCCTTTAGTCCAACTTTCCAG ATTCTAGAGTCCAAACGAGCTGTAATGGAGGGTCTGGTTCCTGAGAACATCAACGGACATGAGAAATAA
- the inpp5kb gene encoding inositol polyphosphate 5-phosphatase K isoform X2, whose amino-acid sequence MSAQNVGTRGGHQAFRLHMVTWNVSTAEPPADVRSLLQLDSQPATDLYVIGLQEVNATPVRYISDLIAEDSWSHLFMDTLAPMGYIKVTSLRMQGLLLILFAKQVHLPFIRDIQSTYTRTGLFGYWGNKGGVSVRFSFYGHMLCFLNCHLAAHMNYALQRMDEFEYILDTQDFDMYNTPNVLDHKVVFWFGDLNFRIADHGMHFLRSSINNGRFNLLWDKDQLTMMKKKEPILQEFEEGPLRFKPTYKFDRFSETYDTSGKKRKPAWTDRILWRIKPKAIETEDENSSTTSSVDDDEYPVKVMQEMYTCDVSYGVSDHKPVIGTFNLEMRKKVETPLVTLTVEKHWSADENATFTYTILENFECSTWDWIGLYKIGFKSASDYSTFAWVKDDEVAAIGEVVTVQIKNELPLLAGDYVLGYYSTNMQTLIAFSPTFQILESKRAVMEGLVPENINGHEK is encoded by the exons ATGAGCGCACAAAATGTTGGAACCAGAGGTGGACATCAGGCTTTCAG GCTGCACATGGTCACATGGAATGTTAGCACAGCAGAGCCACCAGCTGATGTGAGGTCATTACTGCAGCTTGACTCACAGCCAGCCACTGACCTCTATGTGATTGG TTTACAGGAAGTCAATGCCACTCCAGTGCGGTATATCTCTGATCTCATTGCTGAGGATTCATGGAGCCACCTCTTCATGGATACTCTGGCACCAATGGGCTATATCAAG GTGACGTCATTGAGAATGCAGGGTTTGCTGCTGATATTGTTTGCAAAGCAGGTCCACCTGCCTTTCATCAGAGACATCCAAAGTACATATACCCGCACTGGCCTGTTTGGATACTGG GGAAATAAGGGTGGTGTTTCTGTGCGTTTCTCATTTTATGGTCACATGCTGTGTTTTCTGAACTGTCATCTGGCGGCTCATATGAACTATGCCCTGCAACGCATGGATGAGTTTGAATATATACTGGACACGCAAGATTTCGATATGTACAACACACCAAACGTGCTTGACCACAA GGTGGTCTTCTGGTTTGGTGATCTGAACTTCCGTATCGCTGACCATGGGATGCACTTTCTTCGCTCCTCGATCAACAATGGCCGTTTTAATCTGCTGTGGGACAAAGATCAG TTGACCATGATGAAGAAGAAAGAACCTATTCTTCAGGAGTTCGAAGAGGGACCATTGCGCTTTAAACCCACATATAAATTTGACCGTTTCTCTGAGACTTACGATACAAG TGGTAAAAAGCGGAAGCCTGCCTGGACGGATCGTATCTTGTGGAGGATAAAACCCAAAGCTATAGAGACAGAGGATGAGAATAGTTCCACAACCTCATCAGTTGACGATGATGAGTATCCTGTTAAGGTGATGCAGGAAATGTACACCTGTGATGTCTCATACGGGGTCAGTGACCACAAACCTGTCATTGGGACCTTTAATCTGGAG ATGAGAAAAAAGGTGGAGACGCCTCTAGTCACGCTGACAGTGGAGAAACACTGGAGTGCAGATGAAAATGCCACATTCACCTACACCATCCTGGAAAACTTTGAGTGCTCAACTTGGGACTGGATCGGACTGTACAAg ATTGGCTTCAAAAGTGCCTCTGATTACTCCACCTTCGCCTGGGTCAAAGATGATGAAGTGGCTGCCATTGGCGAAGTTGTGACG GtccaaattaaaaatgaactccCCCTGCTGGCAGGGGATTATGTTCTGGGCTATTACAGCACCAACATGCAAACCCTCATTGCCTTTAGTCCAACTTTCCAG ATTCTAGAGTCCAAACGAGCTGTAATGGAGGGTCTGGTTCCTGAGAACATCAACGGACATGAGAAATAA